One genomic window of Pelagicoccus enzymogenes includes the following:
- a CDS encoding nucleotidyl transferase AbiEii/AbiGii toxin family protein, with the protein MNAFATLPASERRLYFQQYQGTQGIDTTIVEKDFWVCWMLGILFHAKPIADNCVFKGGTSLSKVYNTIQRFSEDIDLSVDPGFLGCEESELEAIGLSNTRRIKLVEQLQAICASVVEDQLKPLLEDEITQRIGKRQDGESWLSYELEGATHSPVLLFHYPTDRNAKDSGYIPPWVKLEFGSLTDQRPTGCRKVSAMVDELAPGHFEDCQAHVVALEIERTFWEKATILHAEYHRPSPRQRDRFSRHYADFAALWRNPICKKALENDDLLKRVVAHKSRFFRTSWANYETAKRGSFRLLPGPEAIENLKKDYKAMEQMFFRTPPPFEEILDTLREAESTLNG; encoded by the coding sequence ATGAACGCCTTCGCCACCTTGCCCGCCAGTGAGCGGCGGCTCTATTTTCAGCAATACCAAGGTACCCAAGGAATCGATACAACCATCGTTGAAAAGGATTTCTGGGTTTGCTGGATGCTCGGTATCCTTTTTCACGCCAAACCGATTGCTGACAACTGCGTCTTCAAAGGCGGCACCTCCCTGTCGAAAGTCTACAACACGATCCAGCGGTTTTCCGAAGACATCGATCTGTCGGTAGATCCTGGGTTTCTTGGCTGCGAGGAAAGCGAGCTCGAAGCGATCGGCCTTTCGAATACGAGACGTATAAAGCTGGTGGAACAACTGCAGGCGATTTGCGCGAGCGTAGTCGAGGATCAACTCAAGCCGCTCCTCGAGGACGAAATCACCCAACGTATCGGCAAGCGGCAAGACGGCGAATCCTGGCTAAGCTATGAACTGGAGGGAGCCACTCACTCGCCTGTCCTGCTGTTTCACTACCCAACTGACCGGAACGCCAAAGACAGCGGATATATTCCACCTTGGGTAAAACTGGAGTTTGGCTCGCTCACCGACCAGCGTCCCACGGGATGCCGCAAGGTTTCCGCCATGGTCGACGAACTCGCGCCCGGGCATTTCGAGGATTGCCAGGCTCACGTCGTAGCCCTCGAAATCGAACGTACCTTCTGGGAGAAAGCGACCATCCTGCACGCGGAGTATCACCGTCCCAGTCCGAGACAACGCGACCGCTTCTCGCGTCACTACGCAGACTTCGCCGCGCTTTGGCGAAATCCGATCTGCAAGAAAGCGCTCGAGAACGACGACCTGCTAAAGCGAGTAGTGGCACACAAGTCCCGCTTCTTCCGCACCTCGTGGGCGAACTATGAGACCGCGAAACGGGGAAGTTTCCGTTTGCTACCTGGGCCGGAAGCTATCGAAAACCTCAAGAAGGACTACAAGGCGATGGAGCAGATGTTTTTCAGAACCCCGCCACCGTTTGAGGAAATTTTGGATACGCTACGAGAAGCGGAATCGACGCTGAATGGATAG
- a CDS encoding energy transducer TonB, producing the protein MKKSVFSLVAALALVASMSSTLSSEAFASDSVQGSSIQFSVTEAPSFPQELMEKGQSTGLATVRVMVDEHGFLEDWIVLEASDVSLVNSIAEVIYGWEFVSARVGGHAVRSVGDIVVQLDAGKAYQRMRRDREDLLESSFVKVYTRQGEMRRTRARPQRVNYVVARQLDSSPQLVAYREPAMGRELYGESDYISVRMEYYVDAEGRVRMPTPAERGEDVADEAVYALQHAMRSWRFAPLTVNKEPATLRLVQTIRIKKPL; encoded by the coding sequence ATGAAAAAGTCGGTCTTCAGTCTAGTCGCAGCGCTCGCCTTGGTAGCGAGTATGTCTTCAACGCTTTCCTCGGAAGCTTTCGCCTCGGATAGCGTACAGGGTAGCAGTATTCAATTTTCCGTTACGGAGGCTCCCTCTTTTCCGCAGGAGTTGATGGAAAAAGGGCAGTCCACGGGGCTCGCTACGGTTCGGGTCATGGTCGACGAGCACGGATTCTTGGAGGACTGGATTGTCCTAGAGGCCTCGGATGTCTCGCTCGTCAACTCGATCGCGGAGGTCATATACGGTTGGGAATTTGTTTCGGCAAGGGTTGGTGGGCACGCGGTGAGATCCGTTGGGGACATCGTTGTGCAGCTCGATGCCGGCAAGGCTTATCAGCGGATGAGGCGGGATCGGGAGGACCTGTTGGAGAGTTCCTTCGTTAAGGTCTATACCAGGCAAGGCGAGATGCGTAGAACGCGTGCCCGTCCTCAGCGGGTGAACTATGTGGTGGCTCGCCAGCTTGACTCCAGTCCGCAGCTTGTCGCTTATCGCGAGCCGGCTATGGGTCGAGAGTTGTATGGAGAAAGCGACTACATAAGTGTCAGGATGGAATATTATGTGGACGCTGAAGGACGCGTGCGCATGCCTACGCCCGCCGAAAGGGGCGAGGACGTCGCGGACGAAGCCGTTTATGCGCTGCAGCATGCGATGAGGTCTTGGCGTTTTGCTCCGCTCACTGTAAACAAGGAGCCTGCAACGCTGCGCCTCGTGCAAACGATTCGCATAAAGAAGCCTCTTTAG